Proteins from a single region of Corylus avellana chromosome ca11, CavTom2PMs-1.0:
- the LOC132166233 gene encoding uncharacterized protein LOC132166233: MTSRKDYVVYAPLPPNPNTTAQNVIVLPLYHPPPSKRRRICQFLTSFTALLLVSLTVYFLYPSDPTVQLVRLRLNNIGVKSSPQLTLDLSFSLTVKVRNRDLFSFDYQSMAVSVGYRGRELGIVNSDGGRVRARGLSYVNATLDLNGFEVIHDVFYLLEDLAKGVIPFDTVTEVNGALGFFFVNIPLKARLSCEVYVNTNNQTIVHQDCYPG; encoded by the exons ATGACTTCAAGGAAGGACTACGTTGTCTACGCCCCTCTCCCTCCGAACCCCAACACCACTGCCCAAAATGTCATCGTCCTCCCCCTCTACCACCCACCACCTTCGAAACGCCGCCGTATCTGCCAGTTTCTCACCTCCTTCACAGCTCTTCTCCTCGTCTCCCTCACCGTCTACTTCCTCTACCCCTCCGACCCGACCGTCCAACTCGTCCGCCTCCGACTCAATAACATCGGAGTCAAATCGTCCCCCCAACTCACCCTCGACCTCTCGTTCTCGCTCACCGTCAAGGTCCGCAACCGGGACCTCTTCTCCTTCGACTACCAGTCCATGGCCGTCTCGGTCGGGTACCGAGGGAGAGAGCTAGGGATCGTGAACTCGGATGGCGGGCGCGTGAGGGCCAGAGGTTTGTCGTACGTGAACGCCACGCTCGATCTCAACGGGTTCGAGGTGATCCACGACGTTTTTTACTTGCTTGAAGATTTGGCCAAGGGTGTGATCCCTTTTGATACTGTTACGGAGGTGAATGGAGCATTAGGGTTCTTCTTCGTCAATATTCCTCTCAAG GCAAGATTATCCTGCGAGGTGTATGTAAATACAAACAACCAGACAATTGTTCACCAAGATTGCTACCCGGGG tgA
- the LOC132166051 gene encoding uncharacterized protein LOC132166051 has translation MTSRKDYVVYAPLPPNPNTTAQNVIVLPLYHPPPSKRRRICQFLTSFTALLLVSLTVYFLYPSDPTVQLVRLRLNNIGVKSSPQLTLDLSFSLTVKVRNRDLFSFDYQSMAVSVGYRGRELGIVNSDGGRVRARGLSYVNATLDLNGFEVIHDVFYLLEDLAKGVIPFDTVTEVNGALGFFFINIPLKARLSCEVYVNTNNQTIVHQDCYPG, from the exons ATGACTTCAAGGAAGGACTACGTTGTCTACGCCCCTCTCCCTCCGAACCCCAACACCACTGCCCAAAATGTCATCGTCCTCCCCCTCTACCACCCACCACCTTCGAAACGCCGCCGTATCTGCCAGTTTCTCACCTCCTTCACAGCTCTTCTCCTCGTCTCCCTCACCGTCTACTTCCTCTACCCCTCCGACCCGACCGTCCAACTCGTCCGCCTCCGACTCAATAACATCGGAGTCAAATCGTCCCCCCAACTCACCCTCGACCTCTCGTTCTCGCTCACCGTCAAGGTCCGCAACCGGGACCTCTTCTCCTTCGACTACCAGTCCATGGCCGTCTCGGTCGGGTACCGAGGGAGAGAGCTAGGGATCGTGAACTCGGATGGCGGGCGCGTGAGGGCCAGAGGTTTGTCGTACGTGAACGCCACGCTCGATCTCAACGGGTTCGAGGTGATCCACGACGTTTTTTACTTGCTTGAAGATTTGGCCAAGGGTGTGATCCCTTTTGATACTGTTACGGAGGTGAATGGAGCATTAGGGTTCTTCTTCATCAATATTCCTCTCAAG GCAAGATTATCCTGCGAGGTGTATGTAAATACAAACAACCAGACAATTGTCCACCAAGATTGCTACCCGGGG tgA